From Myotis daubentonii chromosome 7, mMyoDau2.1, whole genome shotgun sequence, a single genomic window includes:
- the LOC132238280 gene encoding one cut domain family member 3: MAAPASGSGSGGGGERSSTSSPGSSAGAGGAAAGARDSRDAGGRSAAVTVPGLPPLEDYECKICYNYFDADRRAPKLLACLHTFCQECLSQLLLRAAAAAAAPERPLRPPSWHGPPGAIACPVCRHRTPLPDSRVHGLPSNTKLAEAFPLALRAAHDPLPQDRLPPLPTRRPTPAAGLPPAPAPAPAPAPPPPPREDAAREPRARAGLRASGAYESCHNCKRAALTAGCVCVVFSFLSMVVLLFTGLIFVNHYGGGGAGEPPGGGGAPAGAAQAAGSPSLVGPICLSVASILALFSVVVTWLICWLKYRSPEGAAMGSAGGGGPRTRAAAAAGGVRGSDT; the protein is encoded by the coding sequence ATGGCAGCGCCGGcgagcggcagcggcagcggcggcggcggcgagcggAGCTCCACCAGCAGCCCCGGGAGCTCGGCCGGAGCCGGGGGCGCTGCGGCGGGAGCCCGGGACAGCAGGGACGCGGGCGGCCGCAGCGCAGCGGTGACGGTGCCCGGTCTCCCTCCGCTCGAGGACTACGAGTGCAAAATCTGCTACAACTACTTCGACGCGGACCGGCGCGCGCCCAAGCTGCTGGCGTGCCTGCACACCTTCTGCCAGGAGTGCCTGAGCCAGCTGCTgctccgcgccgccgccgccgccgccgcgcccgaGCGCCCGCTGCGCCCGCCGTCCTGGCACGGCCCGCCCGGCGCCATCGCGTGTCCCGTGTGCCGCCACCGCACGCCCCTGCCCGACAGCCGCGTGCACGGCCTGCCCAGCAACACCAAACTCGCCGAGGCCTTCCCGCTGGCCCTGCGCGCCGCGCACGACCCGCTGCCCCAGGACCGCCTCCCGCCTTTGCCCACTCGCCGCCCAACGCCCGCGGCGGGCCTGCCGCCCgctccggccccggccccggccccggccccgccgccgccgcccaggGAGGATGCCGCCCGCGAGCCTCGTGCCCGCGCCGGCCTGCGCGCCTCGGGCGCCTACGAAAGCTGCCATAACTGCAAGCGCGCCGCGCTCACCGCGGGCTGCGTGTGCGTcgtcttctccttcctctccatgGTGGTGCTGCTCTTCACCGGCCTCATCTTCGTCAACCACTACGGCGGTGGCGGCGCCGGGGAACcccccggcggcggcggggcgccgGCTGGCGCGGCCCAGGCTGCCGGGTCGCCCTCGCTCGTGGGGCCCATCTGCCTGTCGGTGGCCAGCATTCTGGCACTCTTCTCGGTTGTCGTCACTTGGCTCATCTGCTGGCTCAAGTACCGATCCCCCGAGGGCGCGGCCATGGGCTCGGCTGGGGGCGGCGGCCCGAGGACGcgggcggcggcagcggcaggcggcgTGCGGGGGAGCGACACGTAG